A part of Heliangelus exortis chromosome 3, bHelExo1.hap1, whole genome shotgun sequence genomic DNA contains:
- the OPN5 gene encoding opsin-5 isoform X1, with amino-acid sequence MNGMAADHNTSSQEEYIPHYLQKEDPFASKLSREADIVAGFYLTVIDPFQDMVALLKDVWCGHPDNREREELQKGILSTLGNGYVIFMSTKRKKKLRPAEIMTVNLAVCDLGISVVGKPFSIISFFSHRWVFGWIGCRWYGWAGFFFGCGSLITMTAVSLDRYLKICHLSYGTWLKRHHAFICLAIIWSYATFWATVPFAGVGNYAPEPFGTSCTLDWWLAQASVAGQAFILSILFFCLLFPTAVIVFSYVKIILKVKSSTEEVAHYDTRIQNSHILEMKLTKVAMLICAGFLIAWIPYAVVSVWSAFGQPDSVPIQFSVVPTLLAKSAAMYNPIIYQVIDCKFACCRSGGLKTLQKKNSSKKSRMYTISAHRDSAAMNETQLEV; translated from the exons ATGAATGGGATGGCAGCAGATCACAacacttcctcccaggaagAATACATCCCACACTATCTCCAGAAGGAAGACCCCTTTGCATCAAAGCTTTCTAGAGAAGCTGACATTGTAGCTGGGTTTTATTTGACAGTAATTG ATCCCTTCCAAGACATGGTGGCCCTTCTTAAGGATGTCTGGTGTGGACATCCTGATaacagagagagggaagagctgcagaaag GGATTCTTTCAACTCTGGGAAATGGATATGTTATTTTTATGtccacaaagagaaaaaagaagttgaGACCTGCTGAGATAATGACTGTTAATTTAGCAGTGTGTGATCTGGGAATTTCAG tTGTAGGAAAACCTTTTAgcattatttccttcttttctcacCGCTGGGTGTTCGGATGGATCGGCTGCCGTTGGTACGGATGGGCTGGATTCTTCTTTGGCTGTGGCAGCCTTATAACAATGACAGCTGTCAGCCTGGATAGATACCTAAAAATCTGCCACTTGTCTTatg GTACCTGGCTTAAGAGGCATCATGCATTTATCTGCCTGGCAATAATCTGGTCTTATGCTACCTTCTGGGCTACGGTGCCTTTTGCTGGTGTGGGGAACTATGCCCCTGAACCCTTTGGGACCTCCTGCACTCTGGACTGGTGGCTGGCACAGGCTTCAGTGGCTGGGCAGGCTTTTATTCTGagtattcttttcttttgcctcctGTTCCCAACGGCAGTGATTGTGTTTTCCTATGTCAAAATAATCTTAAAAGTCAAATCATCCACCGAAGAGGTGGCTCACTATGATACCAGGATCCAGAACAGCCACATACTTGAAATGAAGCTGACCAAG GTGGCAATGTTGATCTGTGCAGGGTTCCTCATTGCCTGGATCCCTTACGCTGTGGTCTCGGTGTGGTCAGCTTTTGGACAGCCAGATTCAGTCCCCATTCAGTTTTCAGTGGTACCAACCCTGCTGGCAAAGTCAGCAGCCATGTACAACCCAATCATTTACCAGGTCATTGATTGTAAGTTCGCCTGTTGCCGCTCAGGGGGATTGAagacactgcagaagaaaaactCTTCAAAGAAATCAAG GATGTACACCATATCTGCACACAGAGACTCGGCGGCAATGAATGAAACCCAACTGGAAGTATAA
- the OPN5 gene encoding opsin-5 isoform X2 has protein sequence MNGMAADHNTSSQEEYIPHYLQKEDPFASKLSREADIVAGFYLTVIGILSTLGNGYVIFMSTKRKKKLRPAEIMTVNLAVCDLGISVVGKPFSIISFFSHRWVFGWIGCRWYGWAGFFFGCGSLITMTAVSLDRYLKICHLSYGTWLKRHHAFICLAIIWSYATFWATVPFAGVGNYAPEPFGTSCTLDWWLAQASVAGQAFILSILFFCLLFPTAVIVFSYVKIILKVKSSTEEVAHYDTRIQNSHILEMKLTKVAMLICAGFLIAWIPYAVVSVWSAFGQPDSVPIQFSVVPTLLAKSAAMYNPIIYQVIDCKFACCRSGGLKTLQKKNSSKKSRMYTISAHRDSAAMNETQLEV, from the exons ATGAATGGGATGGCAGCAGATCACAacacttcctcccaggaagAATACATCCCACACTATCTCCAGAAGGAAGACCCCTTTGCATCAAAGCTTTCTAGAGAAGCTGACATTGTAGCTGGGTTTTATTTGACAGTAATTG GGATTCTTTCAACTCTGGGAAATGGATATGTTATTTTTATGtccacaaagagaaaaaagaagttgaGACCTGCTGAGATAATGACTGTTAATTTAGCAGTGTGTGATCTGGGAATTTCAG tTGTAGGAAAACCTTTTAgcattatttccttcttttctcacCGCTGGGTGTTCGGATGGATCGGCTGCCGTTGGTACGGATGGGCTGGATTCTTCTTTGGCTGTGGCAGCCTTATAACAATGACAGCTGTCAGCCTGGATAGATACCTAAAAATCTGCCACTTGTCTTatg GTACCTGGCTTAAGAGGCATCATGCATTTATCTGCCTGGCAATAATCTGGTCTTATGCTACCTTCTGGGCTACGGTGCCTTTTGCTGGTGTGGGGAACTATGCCCCTGAACCCTTTGGGACCTCCTGCACTCTGGACTGGTGGCTGGCACAGGCTTCAGTGGCTGGGCAGGCTTTTATTCTGagtattcttttcttttgcctcctGTTCCCAACGGCAGTGATTGTGTTTTCCTATGTCAAAATAATCTTAAAAGTCAAATCATCCACCGAAGAGGTGGCTCACTATGATACCAGGATCCAGAACAGCCACATACTTGAAATGAAGCTGACCAAG GTGGCAATGTTGATCTGTGCAGGGTTCCTCATTGCCTGGATCCCTTACGCTGTGGTCTCGGTGTGGTCAGCTTTTGGACAGCCAGATTCAGTCCCCATTCAGTTTTCAGTGGTACCAACCCTGCTGGCAAAGTCAGCAGCCATGTACAACCCAATCATTTACCAGGTCATTGATTGTAAGTTCGCCTGTTGCCGCTCAGGGGGATTGAagacactgcagaagaaaaactCTTCAAAGAAATCAAG GATGTACACCATATCTGCACACAGAGACTCGGCGGCAATGAATGAAACCCAACTGGAAGTATAA